GTGTGGATGCCACGGTCATCAGCGCTTGTACAGGTCACCTTGAACCCGTTGTAGGGGAGGGCAATGATTGACCGGTTCCCTTCAGTCACCGAGATAGGCTCCTTGAGCTCAAAGCAGTCGCGGTCGGCATCCTGTTCGACTGGTTCGGCCTTCTGGATCAGGTTGACGTAGTGCTTGGCTGATCCGTCAAGGATTGGCGGCTCAGAGGCGTCCAGTTCAACCAGGCAATTGTCAATCCCGCATCCCGCAAGGGCGCTGAGGACGTGCTCGATTGTGTGGAGGCTGGTGTGTCCGGAGGAAATATCGGTGCTGCGGACCAACTTGTCCTGCACAAACTCAATTTTGGGTTGCACCTCCGGCTTGCCGTAAAGGTCCGTCCGCTTGAAGACGATCCCGTGGTTTACCGGTGCGGGCTTAAAGGTGAGGTGCACCATTTGCCCGGTATGAAGTGCTTTGCCGTGGGTGGAAACTTCACGGAGGAGGGTTCGTTGCCGCATGTCGGTTAAGGAAAGTCGTTAGGGTTGAGTGGTTAGCCAACTTAAAGTCCTAGTATGGAAGCTGCTGTCCTCCTTTGTAAAGGCCTGAATCTCAGCGCTATTGACAGATTCTCTGTGGAATGGTGAAACCATTGATCAATTCAATTACCCATTATGGCTTCACCAACTGATATTCGCAAAGGCAAGGTTATCCTCTACAATGGTGCTCCCCACCTTGTTCTCGATATGCTCCACCGCACCCAGGGCCGTCAGGCAGGCTTTGTCCAAGTCACCCTCCGCAACCTGAGTAGTGGCTCAAGCACGACGACAAAGCTTCGTTCCACGGATTCCGTGGAAATCCTCATCACGGATACGCGCAAGATGGAGCTCAGCTATGTCGACCAGGAAGGCTGGCATTTCATGGATCCCGAGACCTTCGAGGACGTGGTCCTCGCGGAAAGCCTGCTCGAAGATGCCAAAGGCTTTCTTTCCGAGGGAAATGCGGTTGACGTGCTTCTTGTCAATGATGAGCCGGTCCAGATCCAATTGCCTGCTTCCGTTGAGCTGGAAGTGACGGAAGCACCGGATGCTGTCCGGGGAGACACCTCCGGGGCAGCGATGAAACCGGTCACCGTCTCAACCGGCCTCGTCATCCAGACACCGCTATTTGTCAAAACTGGCGACACGATCAAAGTTTCCACAGCGGACAAAGGTTACCTCGGCCGCGTCTGAGCGCGGATGCCCTGATGTCAGCAACATCCATTCACCCCACGGCAGTCATCGAAGACGGAGCTGAACTGGCTCCGGATGTGATTGTGGGGGCGTTTGCTTACGTCGGGCCAATGGTGAAACTGGGTCCCGGGTGTCGCCTGCATCACCATGCGTCGGTCGAGGGAAATACGTTCATGGGCGAGCGTAATGAAGTCTTTCCATACGCCCTCATCGGCGGGCGTACCCAGGACAAGAAGTGGACCGGTGATGAGGCTCCTGTAATAATAGGTGACGATAATATCTTCCGCGAATATTGTAGTGTCCATCCCGCTACCTTTAAGGACAAGGCCACCGCTATCGGTTCACGAAACCTTTTCTGCGCCTACAGCCACATCGGGCATGAATGTCGGGTCGGGAATGACTGTATTTTCAGCAATAATGCCACGCTCGGTGGGCATGTATGTATCGGTGATCACGTCATCATTGGCGGCCTTACGGCGGTGCATCAGTTCTGCCAGGTGGGCGGCGGTGCCATGATCGGGGGCTGTTGCAAAGTCCTTCAGGATGTCTTGCCCCATGCCCTTGCGGAAGGCTACCCGGCCACGCACCGGACCATCAACAAGGTCGGGATGCAGCGTTGCGGGTTTGATGAGGAAGCAATCCAGATTGCTGCCCGTATCCATAAGCTGTTTTTCCGCAAAGGGCTCAACAAGGCCCAGGCCATCAAGGCCTTGGAGGCGGGTGAGTTGGGAACGCATGCCCTTGTCGAGGAGGCGCTTGCCTTCGCCCGTCGCAGCGAGCGCGGGCTCGCTTGAATCAGATTGAGGAGAACCGGTACTCCGTGAAAGAAGTGAAGGTCTGCCCCTTCTTGAGGACGGTCGAGGGAAACTCCTCAAAATTCGGGGAATCCGGGAAATGTTGCGTTTCGAGGCAGAAGCCGGCGTGTTTCGGGTAGAAGAAGCCGTTTTTGCCAGCCAGCGAACCGTCAAGGGCATTTGCCGTGTAGAACTGGACACCCGGTTCAGAAGTATAGACTTCCATTTTACGACCGGAGGCTTCCTCAGTAACGGTGGCCACCGGATCGGAGAAATCACGGTTTTCCCGTAGAACAAAAGTGTGGTCAAACCCACCACATTTTTCCACCTGTGGATTGGGTGAGTCCAGGCGATGATCCAGGGATTCTGCTTCGCGAAAATCGAAAGGACCGTCATTAACCGATTCAAAGGCACCGGTTGGAGTGCTGGTGTCATCGGTGATGGGAAGGAATTTGTCTGCCTCAATCTGGACGAGGTGCTGGCGGATGCTCCCGGATTCCTGACCGGCGAGATTAAAGTAAGGATGCATCGTCAGATTGACGACTGTTGTGGCATCCGTTGTAGCGGTGAATTCATACCGCAGTCCATTTTCCGGAGTGAGGGAAATCTCCACCTTCAGGTCAAGATTGCCGGGATACCCCATTTCGCCGTCGGGACTCGTGTACTCAAGCAGCAATACCTGTCCGTACTTGCCCTCCTTGACGCTTCCTTTGAAGAGTTTGTGGGAGAACCCTTCCGGGCCGCCGTGCAGGTGGCCATGTTCCTCATTCAAGGGAAGGGTGATGGTCTTGCGTCCGAGCTTGAATTTACCGTGGGCAATGCGGTTGGCGTAGCGGCCGACCAGTGCTCCAAAGTAATTCTGGTTATTCTCGACGTAATCCTCCACGGCATCGAGCCCAAGCGTGACATCATCTGGCATGCCGATACTGTCCGGGACCTCCAACTCGACCAGGATTCCCCCATAGTTCAGGAAAGTGGCCCGCAAGCCACTTTCGTTTTCCAGCGTGTAGGCACGGATGGCCTTGCGCTTCAGTTTTCCTATCGTTTCTTCGTGGATGATCTTGGTCATTGCTCGAACAGTTTACCCATCCCCAATAGCCCGTTAGGCGGGCCTTACGGCATGGATGTTGCTACGCTAATCGCAATTTCCTAATCTGCAAAGCAAAAAGCTAGCCCGGCGTCCTTCGGGGGCCAACAAATCGGCTACAGCTGGAGGGACTGTCCGACGCTGAGGACGCTAAATACAACGCTTATCGCGATAATAGCGACGAGGAGGATGGCACCCCCAAGGGCGACCGCGACGGTGGCCGTTGTGAGAATATTGAGGGATTTGGTCAGCTCTTCCCGGTAAACCTTGTTGATATCATTCAGGCTATTGACGATATTGCCGGTGTTTTCACCCACCGTGAGGATGTCCATGGCCAGATCCGGCATATAGTGGACCCGTTGGATCGCGGTCGCCATTGAGACACCTTCCTGGATTTGCTTCCGTGCCAGGGAAAACTTTCCTCGAAGGATGACATTGGCAATCGTCCGTTCCACAAGGCGGAGGGTTTCCGTTGTGTTGACCCCGCTCCCGAGCAGCGTCGACATGAGGTTGGTCGTTCCGTAAATATTGGAATACAGGTAAATGCGGCCGATAATGGGCGTGCGCAGGAGCCAGTAATCTGTTCTCCGGGCACCTGAGGCGGTGCGCCGCCATTGTCGCAGTCCGATGACAAGTGCGATGATTGTTGCGAGGACAAACGGTCCAAAGGTGATTGTTGCTTCCGAGCCACCAATGAGGATTTGTGTAATGAGAGGAAGGTCTCCTCCGAGCTGGTCGAGCATGTCCTGGATCTTCGGGAGGAGAAACGTCAGAAGGATGATCACGACGCCAACCGCCGTCGAGAGAACGAAGGCGGGGTAGGTCAAATTACTGACCAGTTTTTTCCGGACATCACGGGATTCCTCAAGGTAGGCGACAATTCGCTCAAGGACGGCGATCAGGTTTCCGCTGGCTTCACCCGCTTCCACCAGATGGATGGTCGAGAGGGCAAAGACATTCGTGTGTGCCCGCATGGAGGAAGCAAGGGTTTGTCCCTCGCTGAGCCGTTTCCAGATCGCCTCGCAGAGGTCCTTCATCTGTGGATCGGACAGCCGGCGGCTGAGCAGGCTAACCGCATCTCCGAGCGACATGCCGGAGGATAGAAGGACCAGCAAGCGCTTGAGAAATTCAAGCGAGATAGAACTCTTGGAACGCTTGACGGTGAGGAAGCGGGAGCGCTTACCGGAGTTTTTAAAAAAGTCGCTTGTCTCGATGCTTTCGTCGGTCGAAACCTTTTCTCCGAGTGATTCCACCGAGACGGGGCGCAGGCCCTTTTGGGAGAGTTGCTGCAGAAGCCGCTTCCGGTCCGAGGACTCGGCTTCACCCGTGACTTGTCGTCCGGTTCCATCGATGGCTTTGTATGAGAAACGAGGCATATCGGATTACTCGGTGTCTTCCTCGCCCGTGCTGTAGCGCATGATCTCGTTGAGGGAGGTCCGTCCGAGGGCGAGCTGGTCCCAGCCGCTCATCTGGAGGGTTGTCATCCCGTGCTTGAGGGCCTCCTGCCGGATTTCACCGGCGGAGAGCTTTTGGACAATCAGTTCGTGGATTGTATCGTCCACACGCAATATCTCAAAGATGCCGACACGGCCCCGATAGCCAAGTCCCCGGCAAGCCTCACAGCCGATGGGCTCGAGGATCTTGGCGGCAAGCCGCTCCGGGGTAGGCTCGAGATTGAGGGCGTCGAGACATTCACGCAAATAGTGCTCCGTATAATTCCCCTGTTGTGCGCATTTCGCGCAGAGTCGCCGAACGAGCCGCTGGGCCAGAATCATTTCCACGGCTGAGGCGATGAGGAACGGCTCGATCTCCATGTCGATGAGGCGTGTCAGCGCGCCGGGGGCGTCATTCGTGTGGAGCGTACTGAGGACAAGGTGACCCGTCAGGGCTGCTCGGATGGCGATGTCCGCGGTTTCCGAATCCCGGACTTCCCCGACCATGATGACATCCGGATCCTGACGCAGGATATGCCGCAGCGCGCTGGCAAAGGTGAAGCCAATTTCGCTGTGTACCTGGGTCTGGTTAACCCCTTCAACCTCATATTCCACCGGATCCTCGACTGTGATGATGCGCCGGCCGGGCGAATTAATCTGCCGGATAAAGGCCGTGAGTGAGGTGGACTTACCGGAACCTGTCGGACCGGTGACAAGGATGATGCCGTAGGGCAGGTCAAGGACCCGCTTGATGCGGTTCTGGTCGTTCTTGAGCATGCCCAGCTCTTCCATCGAAAGGGGCTGGTTCTTCTGGTTGAGAAGACGCAATGAAACGCTCTCGCCATACATGGTCGGCATTGTGGAGATACGGATGTCCAGCTCGGTATTCTTGGCCTTGTAGACAATACGTCCATCCTGCGGGCGGCGCTTCTCGGAAATGTTGAGTTTCGCCATGATCTTGAGACGAGAGATGATCGCCCCCTGGTATCGGATCAAATTATCCGGCACGCGGATCGGGACCAGTTCACCATCAATCCTGTAGCGAATTTGTAATGACTCCTTGAGGGGCTCAAAATGAATATCCGTTGCCCGGTCGTCAACAGCCTTGGCGATGACCTCGTTCACAAAGCGGATCAAGGCGGCGTTTTCATCTTCCTCGGCTTCTTCCAGTCGGCCGGAATCCTCGGTGGCGATATCCGATTCACTAAGTGAATCCGCACCGACCCCGTAGCGTTGTGTAATGGTATCACTGATACGATTTGCCGGCCCCAGATGCCATTTGGGTTCCTTGCCGCTGACCGCAAGGATCCATTCAGTCATTTCTTCCGAGGGGGGCCAGACCGTGACCAGTTCCAGGAAAAGAGGATCCTCATGTTCGCCCAGAAGCGGGAGGCATTGATATTCATGCATCACGCGGAGGGGAAGAATCTCCGCAGCATCATCCGGAACCTCAAAGTCTTCCAGGACGGCCAAGTCGCAATCCTTGGCCAGATCCACAAGGACCTCCATCTCGGATTTGCGCTTGAGCTGGGCAAGGAGGGGAATGCGGTTCTGGCGCGGTGCCTCCTCAAGCATTTGCCGTTGATCGGGTTCGAGAAATCCGAGGAAAGAGAGGGAACTGTCGGTGCTTTGGGAGGACATGTTTAAAATCAATTTGTCATTGGGGAGGGCGGATTACCCGCCGTCTCGCAGTGTTGGGGGAGCTAGAGCGACTGGCCCGCGAAGTGGGCCGAATTACACGACGGCGAACGGGTTGCTTGGTGGTCGGCGTTGTAGCAGCCTTTGCTGCAGGCTGAGCGGTGGCCTGGGCAGTTTGCACCGGCAGTGTGCGGTCAGAGGTTTCAACGAGGGCCAGACTCAAGGTTTTCCCGGCAACGTCGATAGCGAGTTCATTCGACTCGCGATCAAATGACAGGATACGCATATCCTTTTCATTGGCATCCTGCTTGGTGACCCATGAGCC
This region of Oceanipulchritudo coccoides genomic DNA includes:
- the lpxA gene encoding acyl-ACP--UDP-N-acetylglucosamine O-acyltransferase → MSATSIHPTAVIEDGAELAPDVIVGAFAYVGPMVKLGPGCRLHHHASVEGNTFMGERNEVFPYALIGGRTQDKKWTGDEAPVIIGDDNIFREYCSVHPATFKDKATAIGSRNLFCAYSHIGHECRVGNDCIFSNNATLGGHVCIGDHVIIGGLTAVHQFCQVGGGAMIGGCCKVLQDVLPHALAEGYPATHRTINKVGMQRCGFDEEAIQIAARIHKLFFRKGLNKAQAIKALEAGELGTHALVEEALAFARRSERGLA
- a CDS encoding GspE/PulE family protein encodes the protein MSSQSTDSSLSFLGFLEPDQRQMLEEAPRQNRIPLLAQLKRKSEMEVLVDLAKDCDLAVLEDFEVPDDAAEILPLRVMHEYQCLPLLGEHEDPLFLELVTVWPPSEEMTEWILAVSGKEPKWHLGPANRISDTITQRYGVGADSLSESDIATEDSGRLEEAEEDENAALIRFVNEVIAKAVDDRATDIHFEPLKESLQIRYRIDGELVPIRVPDNLIRYQGAIISRLKIMAKLNISEKRRPQDGRIVYKAKNTELDIRISTMPTMYGESVSLRLLNQKNQPLSMEELGMLKNDQNRIKRVLDLPYGIILVTGPTGSGKSTSLTAFIRQINSPGRRIITVEDPVEYEVEGVNQTQVHSEIGFTFASALRHILRQDPDVIMVGEVRDSETADIAIRAALTGHLVLSTLHTNDAPGALTRLIDMEIEPFLIASAVEMILAQRLVRRLCAKCAQQGNYTEHYLRECLDALNLEPTPERLAAKILEPIGCEACRGLGYRGRVGIFEILRVDDTIHELIVQKLSAGEIRQEALKHGMTTLQMSGWDQLALGRTSLNEIMRYSTGEEDTE
- the efp gene encoding elongation factor P, with protein sequence MASPTDIRKGKVILYNGAPHLVLDMLHRTQGRQAGFVQVTLRNLSSGSSTTTKLRSTDSVEILITDTRKMELSYVDQEGWHFMDPETFEDVVLAESLLEDAKGFLSEGNAVDVLLVNDEPVQIQLPASVELEVTEAPDAVRGDTSGAAMKPVTVSTGLVIQTPLFVKTGDTIKVSTADKGYLGRV
- a CDS encoding aldose epimerase family protein: MTKIIHEETIGKLKRKAIRAYTLENESGLRATFLNYGGILVELEVPDSIGMPDDVTLGLDAVEDYVENNQNYFGALVGRYANRIAHGKFKLGRKTITLPLNEEHGHLHGGPEGFSHKLFKGSVKEGKYGQVLLLEYTSPDGEMGYPGNLDLKVEISLTPENGLRYEFTATTDATTVVNLTMHPYFNLAGQESGSIRQHLVQIEADKFLPITDDTSTPTGAFESVNDGPFDFREAESLDHRLDSPNPQVEKCGGFDHTFVLRENRDFSDPVATVTEEASGRKMEVYTSEPGVQFYTANALDGSLAGKNGFFYPKHAGFCLETQHFPDSPNFEEFPSTVLKKGQTFTSFTEYRFSSI
- a CDS encoding type II secretion system F family protein is translated as MPRFSYKAIDGTGRQVTGEAESSDRKRLLQQLSQKGLRPVSVESLGEKVSTDESIETSDFFKNSGKRSRFLTVKRSKSSISLEFLKRLLVLLSSGMSLGDAVSLLSRRLSDPQMKDLCEAIWKRLSEGQTLASSMRAHTNVFALSTIHLVEAGEASGNLIAVLERIVAYLEESRDVRKKLVSNLTYPAFVLSTAVGVVIILLTFLLPKIQDMLDQLGGDLPLITQILIGGSEATITFGPFVLATIIALVIGLRQWRRTASGARRTDYWLLRTPIIGRIYLYSNIYGTTNLMSTLLGSGVNTTETLRLVERTIANVILRGKFSLARKQIQEGVSMATAIQRVHYMPDLAMDILTVGENTGNIVNSLNDINKVYREELTKSLNILTTATVAVALGGAILLVAIIAISVVFSVLSVGQSLQL